A window of Aricia agestis chromosome 3, ilAriAges1.1, whole genome shotgun sequence contains these coding sequences:
- the LOC121725518 gene encoding protein atonal homolog 7-like yields MAADTYGHRFMYNEKDIFPGDVMLEYSTEECYLSWPRSPDSGRSSLEPTSSVDGAQESAHIAYRGISDNLMLEDSAEDAELDAGKRRGRATSAAVLRRRRLAANARERRRMQNLNKAFDRLRGHLPSLGADRQLSKYETLQMAQTYIAALYELLQ; encoded by the coding sequence ATGGCCGCCGACACTTACGGACATCGCTTCATGTACAACGAGAAGGACATCTTCCCCGGCGACGTCATGCTGGAGTACTCCACGGAGGAGTGCTACCTGTCCTGGCCGCGGTCGCCCGACTCGGGCCGCTCCAGCCTCGAGCCGACCTCCTCCGTCGACGGCGCGCAGGAGTCGGCGCACATCGCGTACCGGGGGATATCGGACAACCTCATGCTGGAGGACAGTGCCGAGGACGCGGAGCTGGACGCCGGCAAGAGGCGGGGCCGCGCCACCAGCGCCGCGGTGCTGAGGAGGCGCCGCCTGGCCGCCAACGCGCGGGAGCGGCGGCGGATGCAGAACCTGAACAAGGCGTTCGACAGACTCCGAGGCCACCTCCCCTCGCTGGGCGCCGACCGCCAGCTCTCCAAGTACGAGACCCTGCAGATGGCTCAGACCTACATCGCGGCGCTCTACGAGCTGCTCCAGTGA